The window GGAAACCCAAAGCATGTTTTTTCATTGTTCTAGTATTAGTAAATATTACGTGGAAATGAGTTTGATCCTCCCTTACCTGTAAAGTGGCACTATCTTGTCCAAATAAGAGGTGCCTTCATCTTTATCAATCAACTTTCTGTCATCTCTTAATAGAATAACAGCAACTAGTAGAGCAATTGAGCAACCAGAAAAGAAACCTGGAAATTGTGAAGGCATAAATTTGAACTAAAGCGAAGGATGTAAATACAAAGAGTAttataaaatgcaaaaaagaaACACACTATATCTGAAGAAAAAAGTGACTGCCCAATCAGTTCTGTACTTTATAATGATAATATGTCATATATTTGTGTTACTTGCCTGTCATGAATGTTATACgatgtttttctcttttatgcTTTGGCCGCAATATCTTCATGCCTTCTCTGCGGTTCGACTGTGAAAAATGCTTGATGAAGGTGGTTTCCACCCTGTCCAGAAGGCTGGTAACCTAAAGAATGGCATGATACCATCAATGATGTAACAGTCAGTTTCAAGTACAATACTGCGATAAAATTTCTCAGTTTAACAAGAACGACATAATGCTAATGGCGGAAGGATAGATCAGAGTAACCTCCTCAGAGCTCCCAAGATAAGAGTTATCCACCATTTTCAAGTATGATCTTGCTGCTTTTCTAGATGTAATCTGCAATTGggaaaaaagattcaaaatttagGATTTTAAGATCCTAGGTGGCAGACTGCAGCGTTCCTGGAACTTGCTCAAAATGTTGCTTTCACTTATAACTGATACTTCCtttttttcaatttgtttgtttgacttgacatgaagtttaagaaagttaaaaaaaatgttATCCCTCTTGACTATCAAATGACTTTTAATATgtagaatgtaccaaaatgcccttaatcacgtgatcttaaacatgtcatgtgtaAAGTTAGAATTGAAGAGTTGGCAGAAAAGGAAAGATGCATTCTTTTTaatgaactaaaaaggaaagtaagacaaacaaattgaaacagaggGAATATAATGTAACTGAAAAGCAAGCTATTGAAATAAGCTTTTGGTTTGTGAAACCTaaccttttcatattttttgaggATCTTGGAGAATGCAGACAGGTTCATATAGCTGGTATCAGTTCATCCAAGGATTAGCAGGCCAAAATGCAGAGAGCCATTAAAggaagaaattaattaaattgaaaaaattattttggaaggAAAGGAAGTGAAACTTAAGCTTTCACTACCTGAAGTGTTTTAGATGGCCAAGCTTTTGATAAAACTCAATGAAAACAAGCTTCAGCCTATGTTCAACCTTCTTTAGTTCCTCTTTCTTATAACTCAAGTCATTCTCCTTGGATTCGCTCAATACACCTCTTATAGTTGATATGGGACTTTCAAATGTATTAACAATCTTAACGTGATGTAGGATTTCAAGAGGATCTGCTTTTTGTGAATCAGTCTCTCCGTTCTCTCTTAAAATATTGCGGTTGATGGGAAGCTTGGGATATGAAGCATTAGTCGTAGAACCCTGTCTTCCATGAGTGGGGTCAACACTTTGGCCGACAGGCATACCATCTGTATCTGCACATTGACAGTGAAGAGTCTGAAAATGCACTAGaaccatatatacataaatatcatctccagaaataataataaaagaatttccTGCTGAATCTTGTTTCTCTCTGCCTAATCACACAATGGAGCAAAAGATAGTCATAGAGTTGGGCTGTGTAAGCAGATGTAAGCTGTAAGTACTCTGTTGAGATTGAACATTGGAGCCAACTGAAGGCCAAGGAAAGTACAGAAGATGTGGTTTTTCCTCAAGAGCTTCAAGTAACACACTATTGAACTCTGTTAATCTTACCAAATATAGAATATTCACACATTTCTAACAAAACATCCAGGTTCATTgtaaattatattatttggttTATAGTTGAGTCTGCTCCTTAGTGGATCAGCATCATCAAAATTCCAACTATCAATCTTAGTGCTATATTGTTACTATCtgtttaagttcataaactccttattAGGCCATGTTAAAGAGTCATATTCTCTCCCAAAGTTGCACATCTATATGTGAAATTCATGAAGTGGATGTGGTTGTGTCCCTTACCTACAATCGTCATTCTGAGAGGAGATGTAATTCTCGAAGGTGTTGAATTGTTAATGTCCAAGGAAAGACTTTGAAGTGAAGGAAATGCATTGAAACCCGGATCCATTACCTTGATACGTAATGCAATCAAAGCATCCATCTGTTTATTCAGCAAAGTTACTTCCCTCATGACTTCATCCACCTTGTCCTTATAGAAGGTATTTACCTTGTTGAATTCATGGTCTAGTGTGTCAAAGAACATGATTTCATTTTCTGCTCCTTCAGGAGATGCCAGGAACTTGGTTTTGTAAAATTTTCTGTAGTTCTCGTGTTGCACCGTGTTCACTGCTATCACCTGGTCCTCAATATCACCAGTATTCTGAACATTTCCTTGTAGATTTAGACCACTAAAGTTCCGATATAATGCCAACCTCTTCTCTAAAGTTTTTGCAGGCGTTGAAGGCTGCTTGCTTTCCTTGAAATGACGGATCTCCTGTAATATTTGTTTGAGTCCATTGTAGTCCACATAAGCTTCTATCCACTCTGGGACCATTTCCCTTTTGAATTTCTTACCAAACTTCATTCTTGTGATTCAACAAATTTCTATGTTATATCTGTTTATGACAGCTTGAAACTTTTATACTCTTTATTGAAAGCAAACGCCCAACTGTTGGGATATTTCTGCAACTTCACATTCAATTTGGCGAGCTTCAGTGAGATAAGATTCCAAATAATAAACAGAATGTGCGTCAGTAGCAACCGACACAGAAAATGAGAATTGCACATCCAGATATAGAAAAAAATTGGAATCACAAAGATTACTTTATCCGCCTTTCAATTTACTCATAATATCCAAGATCAGAGGTTAGGAAGAAAATGTGAAAACCCAAGCAAAGATATAAAATGATGAAACGAGGAGGTTAAATGAACAACTGCCCTCCGTTtcacaaataaaaagaagaagaataaaaagagttATTGAAAACTAAAGCAAGATGTTTGCTATGGTTGAAGTGGCACTGAAATAGTGTTACTTGAGGCCTCTAACAAGAAAGCTTAAGGCTAGATATGGCAGTAAACCAGCTAAGCATTTAAACACTAGTCTATATACCAAAACCTTAACGATAGGCTAATATTGAAGTTCCAAATCCATTTTAAGTCATTGCGCAAAGCAATGACTACACGGACTACCACAATCATGTCTATTTATCACTACAGTACAGGAAGCTGTTGGCTCAATTGACATACCATATCAAATAATGCAACTGCAACTCATACTTCTTCTCTTAGAAATCACCAATATTGTCAACTTTCCACTTAGTCATAACAAGAAATCTCTTATACCAATATGGGTAACTGAACCAGAAGAATGGAGAAGCTAATCAGCAATTCCCATAAATCCAATCCTCCTCCATCAAGATGCTTCTATATTCTATGTTGCTCGGTCTCTTCAAAAAAGTTGTCGCACccatgtcggattctccaaaaatgcaATACTTTCGGAGTATTCGACACACACctgtagacatttttgaagagtcggAACAACATAGTCTATGTCTACTATCGATTGAACAGATTACATCACTTCAATTGCTGATATGGCGAGTAACAAAATCCAAATAACTTcccccaaaaaaaaatcattttagcTAAAACAACAATCTCCAAAAATACCCAATGACATGAAGAACTCAAGTTATTAAAATTCAATAATCAAGCTTAAAGTAGCAATTAGCacgtaaaaatattattaagCAGATAATTAATAGTGCTTCATTGAACTAAGCACACAATGAAACCCAAATTCAAAACCCTTTCACTTTACCAATTATGCTAAATTCAGCTCAAATGCACGACCCAAAATCAAAAACTTCTTAGAAACAGTAATTTTCCCAGAGGAGATTTGGATGAACCCTTTGAACCTAACCTGGCTGCGGCCCTGCTAACAACCTTTCCACTTCACCAATTATGCTAAATTCAGCTCAATTGcaaaacccaaaatcaaaaaCTTCTTAGAAACAGTAATTTTCCCGGAGGTCTGGATGAACCCCTCGACCCTAACTTGGCTCTGCCCCTGCTAACAACCTTTCCACTTTTACCAATTACACTAATTCAGCTCACATGCAAAACCCAAAACTAGAAACTTTCTACAAACAATGTAATTTTCCATCAAAGGAGATTTGAATGAACACCTTGGCCCTACCTGGCTCCGCCCCCGCTAACAATCCTTCCACTTTACTAATTAAGCCCAAATGCAAAACCCAAAACCAAAAACTTCCTAAAAAcgaaacataaaaaatatcattacaTGTAGAGCTAGCTCAATTACCCATAACCGCACTACACAAAAACAGAACTCTCATTTCCCCTAAAACTCATCATTCATGTGCCAAATACATACAtccacacacatacatacataaatacacacacacacacacatacatccacacacatacatacataaatatacacacacacacatacatacctacacacacacatacccctacatacacatacacacatacataaatatgtatttCTATGCATATTATATAACTATGTTTCGGAAAACTGCACAAATTAAACCCATGCATGTTAAGTACACTATACAatatacaataacaacatactcaCTATCTATGTTGCTCAAACTCTCCAAATATACTGCAACTCCCATGTCGGATCCTCAAAACCAATACATTACTTTTATAGATTCGAACACACActcattcaaatttttttgagTAGGAGCAACACAACATAGGTCAGTATAATTATAACGCACTATTTCTGATACGcacaatatgagaaaaataggAAATGGGTACGTCGGTGTACCTTCATTAATTTTAACCGCCTTTAAATGCTATGTGATGCAGAAACTGGAAGAGCTCATGATAAAGGATTTTTTGAATGATGCGAATTTATAATATATGCTCGTTATAATGGagaattttatccattttttttattattcttttgttgCTTGTGTAAATAAACAAACGTCAGCTGTAACGCGCTGGTTTAGGTAGTTACTAGTTAGCATGGATAAATAATCTACTGTTTGTCAACCTATACTAATACTGTGCTCTCAAGCAATCATGAGGTGACGTGTTGAAAGTTGTTGACTTttagaatttcttaatttttgttgACCCTTTTACACTTTGTTGGAATGATTGTTGcgtattatttcataatatatcgtattgaattatatcatatcataaTGTGCTTTGATAAATACTGTTTCAACCCTTGATCATGTTGTAGTGTGCTTGGATAAATATTGTTCCTGCCCTTGGCCAGAAAAAGTTATCGTCTTATTACTAACAATGAAAAATGAGCCTTGCGAGTTGCAACGAGAGGTGTGGACATTCCCTAGTGGTTTCCTCCGGTCCGTTCCCGATTGGATTACGGAAGCCTACGAAAGATTTCAAGTTTAAATTATTATGggttataatattattttttttattgtcacATAAATTCATACATGAATAATTTGAATTTTAGAATATAAGAATTATtcatacatgcataaacatgaatattatttatgaataattcATAAATCTATAAGAAAAGTAGAATATAAGATAGAACtactttaagaaaaaataggGTAAGACCAAttaagattattaaatactaaattaaGACCAAAATGAGGGGGGAAGAATAACTATGTAATCATATCTAATTGATTGTTATAAAATATGAACCTTTTGTTATTACTTATTTAACAGtgaatttaatgaaataatataatatcattttaaaagcaatcaaaataaatattatatttaaacaaaaaaagcAATACAATTGTGCACATAATAACAACCATCCAAAACAAGCCGTAACAGCTTCGTTCGAATTGTAAAGCCTTGTTAATTTAAGTTTGGATAACAATAATTATTAGTATTACACCTCAATATCTATTAGAATTCCACATCTAATGGAGATTTAAAAGAAGTCCAAatttatcttaatatttttcatttaatcgttattgtatttttatattgtattgttaATTTAAGTTTGGATAACAATAATTATTAGTATTACACCTCAATATCTATTAGAATTCCACATCTAATGGAGATTTAAAAGAAGTCCAAatttatcttaatatttttcatttaatcgttattgtatttttatattgtattgttgTAACATAGATGTACGCATGATTTCGTGtaaaaggaataaaatataa of the Capsicum annuum cultivar UCD-10X-F1 chromosome 11, UCD10Xv1.1, whole genome shotgun sequence genome contains:
- the LOC107848334 gene encoding phosphate transporter PHO1 homolog 10 isoform X1 → MKFGKKFKREMVPEWIEAYVDYNGLKQILQEIRHFKESKQPSTPAKTLEKRLALYRNFSGLNLQGNVQNTGDIEDQVIAVNTVQHENYRKFYKTKFLASPEGAENEIMFFDTLDHEFNKVNTFYKDKVDEVMREVTLLNKQMDALIALRIKVMDPGFNAFPSLQSLSLDINNSTPSRITSPLRMTIVDTDGMPVGQSVDPTHGRQGSTTNASYPKLPINRNILRENGETDSQKADPLEILHHVKIVNTFESPISTIRGVLSESKENDLSYKKEELKKVEHRLKLVFIEFYQKLGHLKHFSYMNLSAFSKILKKYEKITSRKAARSYLKMVDNSYLGSSEEVTSLLDRVETTFIKHFSQSNRREGMKILRPKHKREKHRITFMTGFFSGCSIALLVAVILLRDDRKLIDKDEGTSYLDKIVPLYSFYAYIVLHMLLYAANIYFWRHYKINYAFIFGFKQGTELSYREVFLLSNGLAMLVLAALLMHLHMNSRAEVYGTRIEYLPLGLIMALLVITFCPFNIIYRSSRLFLIRCVFRCICAPLYKVTLPDFFLADQMTSQVEAIRSLEYYICYYTWIKSSHGHNMCESHNIYNIFYFILAIIPYWFRFFQCVRRLCEEKDQAQALNGLRYFLTILALVIKTAYGLRKGSTLEVLVILSSLITTFFNTYWDIVVDWGLLRRKSKNKFLRDKLILHHKSVYFIAMVLDVLLRFAWLQLVLKFNVHSLQGSTVSSIFACLEVIRRGMWNFFRLENEHLNNVGKYRAFKSVPLPFAYHEDDEHKEE
- the LOC107848334 gene encoding phosphate transporter PHO1 homolog 10 isoform X2, whose protein sequence is MKFGKKFKREMVPEWIEAYVDYNGLKQILQEIRHFKESKQPSTPAKTLEKRLALYRNFSGLNLQGNVQNTGDIEDQVIAVNTVQHENYRKFYKTKFLASPEGAENEIMFFDTLDHEFNKVNTFYKDKVDEVMREVTLLNKQMDALIALRIKVMDPGFNAFPSLQSLSLDINNSTPSRITSPLRMTIVDTDGMPVGQSVDPTHGRQGSTTNASYPKLPINRNILRENGETDSQKADPLEILHHVKIVNTFESPISTIRGVLSESKENDLSYKKEELKKVEHRLKLVFIEFYQKLGHLKHFSYMNLSAFSKILKKYEKITSRKAARSYLKMVDNSYLGSSEEVTSLLDRVETTFIKHFSQSNRREGMKILRPKHKREKHRITFMTGFFSGCSIALLVAVILLRDDRKLIDKDEGTSYLDKIVPLYSFYAYIVLHMLLYAANIYFWRHYKINYAFIFGFKQGTELSYREVFLLSNGLAMLVLAALLMHLHMNSRAEVYGTRIEYLPLGLIMALLVITFCPFNIIYRSSRLFLIRCVFRCICAPLYKVTLPDFFLADQMTSQVEAIRSLEYYICYYTWIKSSHGHNMCESHNIYNIFYFILAIIPYWFRFFQDKGHLLDCFHNNEIRHLLFGYILGSRLS